A single window of Flavobacterium sp. 140616W15 DNA harbors:
- a CDS encoding SDR family NAD(P)-dependent oxidoreductase has protein sequence MTKEEMEIKNTITSEEIDRCIAVLAQLNTDTDQIFDIPKEKRIALLKEAGMFSRPDRGEFSRRIKDGKEATKRKKEKKDKTARKETGIRYAREASIFVAPKLLAYTDLANKEQLELETPRNCYVCKTGFTKMHHFYDTMCTDCGDFNYAKRFQTADVKGQVAVITGSRLKIGYHITLMLLRGGATVIATTRFPVDSALRFSKEEDFMEWGHRLKIHGLDLRHIPSVEIFCNFIEQKYERLDILINNAAQTVRRPAGFYTHLMENEELAISSLPKQAQELLLDHTNCLDELKVLTSGASSNQNMPVTWHGPEPGIGLRASAKLSQIPYSFDNALVANEVFPEGELDADLQQVDLRKTNSWRLRLGQIETTEMIEVQLVNSVAPFVLCNRLSEVMKKDNTGKKHIINVSAMEGKFHRFFKEDRHPHTNMAKAALNMLTHTSSGTLAKHGIFMNAVDTGWVTDEDPAELAKKKQELEDFQPPLDIVDGAARVMDPLFDGINTGKHWCGKFLKDYNPIPW, from the coding sequence ATGACGAAGGAAGAAATGGAAATCAAGAATACAATAACTTCGGAAGAAATAGACCGATGTATTGCTGTTTTAGCTCAATTAAACACCGATACCGATCAAATATTTGATATTCCCAAAGAGAAAAGAATTGCTTTGCTTAAAGAAGCAGGAATGTTTTCTAGACCAGACAGAGGTGAGTTTTCTAGAAGAATTAAAGACGGAAAAGAAGCTACCAAGCGTAAAAAAGAAAAAAAGGATAAAACGGCTCGTAAAGAAACCGGAATTCGATATGCTCGTGAAGCTAGTATATTTGTCGCACCAAAGTTATTGGCTTATACTGATCTTGCAAATAAAGAGCAATTAGAATTAGAAACGCCTAGAAATTGCTATGTATGTAAAACGGGATTTACTAAAATGCATCATTTTTATGATACAATGTGTACTGACTGTGGTGATTTTAATTATGCCAAACGTTTTCAAACTGCAGATGTAAAAGGACAAGTGGCCGTGATAACAGGTTCTCGTTTAAAGATTGGGTATCATATTACATTAATGCTTTTGCGTGGTGGAGCAACTGTTATTGCAACAACTCGTTTCCCTGTTGATTCTGCATTGCGATTTTCTAAAGAAGAAGATTTTATGGAATGGGGGCATCGCTTAAAAATTCACGGATTAGATTTACGACATATTCCTAGTGTGGAGATTTTTTGCAATTTTATAGAGCAAAAGTATGAGCGATTGGATATTTTAATTAATAATGCTGCGCAAACGGTGAGACGTCCAGCAGGATTTTATACCCATTTGATGGAAAATGAAGAGCTTGCAATATCTTCTTTACCTAAACAAGCACAAGAATTATTACTAGATCATACTAATTGTTTGGATGAGCTAAAAGTATTGACTTCGGGAGCTTCTTCTAATCAAAATATGCCAGTAACATGGCACGGTCCTGAGCCTGGAATTGGATTACGTGCTTCGGCTAAATTATCTCAAATTCCGTATTCTTTTGATAATGCGCTTGTTGCAAATGAGGTTTTTCCAGAAGGAGAGCTTGATGCTGATTTACAACAGGTTGATTTACGTAAAACCAATAGCTGGCGCCTAAGATTGGGACAAATAGAAACGACTGAGATGATTGAAGTTCAATTAGTAAATTCGGTTGCGCCTTTTGTTTTATGTAATCGTCTTTCGGAAGTAATGAAGAAAGATAATACAGGGAAAAAACATATTATAAATGTTTCGGCTATGGAGGGTAAGTTTCATCGCTTTTTTAAAGAAGATCGTCACCCACATACCAATATGGCAAAAGCTGCCTTGAATATGTTAACGCATACTTCATCGGGAACGTTAGCAAAACATGGAATCTTCATGAATGCTGTTGATACAGGTTGGGTGACCGATGAAGATCCTGCTGAATTAGCCAAAAAGAAGCAAGAGCTTGAAGATTTTCAGCCGCCATTAGATATTGTAGACGGTGCTGCGCGTGTAATGGATCCTCTATTCGACGGAATTAATACAGGAAAGCATTGGTGTGGTAAATTCTTAAAAGATTATAACCCGATTCCTTGGTAG
- a CDS encoding DUF6565 domain-containing protein produces MKNTQLLFGLAFVAMGFVSCKDEKAAQAEKTIDSYVVYVDSIKNVTAENAKTNWKAIESGYATRVEKAEMALADIKENAKAQERLESSKAKYEAFKAEMAALNAPSKMQKMRDALFGEGKIGEDMNFDWVNAKNIHSVYQQFVHTVENNKDSYSREDWDKIKMMYEALDSRKNTVEKEGLSSEDNRKIAGLKLKFAPMYTLNRMGAKSEETAKAKE; encoded by the coding sequence ATGAAAAATACACAATTATTATTCGGACTAGCATTTGTTGCCATGGGATTTGTCTCGTGTAAAGATGAAAAAGCAGCACAAGCTGAAAAAACTATTGATTCATATGTAGTATATGTAGATTCAATAAAAAATGTAACTGCAGAAAACGCTAAGACCAATTGGAAAGCAATTGAAAGTGGGTATGCAACACGTGTAGAAAAAGCTGAAATGGCTTTGGCTGATATCAAAGAGAATGCAAAAGCTCAAGAAAGATTAGAATCAAGTAAGGCTAAATATGAAGCTTTTAAAGCCGAAATGGCCGCTCTTAATGCACCAAGTAAAATGCAAAAAATGCGAGATGCTTTATTTGGAGAAGGAAAAATAGGAGAGGATATGAATTTTGATTGGGTAAATGCCAAAAACATTCATAGTGTTTACCAACAATTTGTACACACAGTTGAAAATAATAAAGACAGTTATTCTCGAGAAGACTGGGATAAGATTAAAATGATGTACGAAGCTCTTGATAGTCGTAAAAACACAGTTGAAAAAGAAGGACTTTCATCTGAAGATAATAGAAAAATTGCTGGGTTGAAATTGAAATTTGCACCAATGTATACATTAAATAGAATGGGAGCAAAATCAGAAGAAACTGCTAAAGCAAAAGAGTAG
- a CDS encoding O-methyltransferase, translating to MLFQIKSYFKFLWNSKNEHAVHSPFVFNLLTKCFYDKKAKPEYAILNTYRKSFLQNKNTIEVTDFGAGSKIFENNTRQISKIAKTAGISPKRTKLLFRITAYFKPNSILEIGTSLGLATSALALGNPKATVTTLEGCPETARLAQLQLQKFNCTNVESVVTEFESYFRSLQLKLKTETKNYDLIYFDGNHSKKATLDYFELLLPTVSNDTVWIFDDIHWSPEMEEAWEIIKNHPKVKVTIDTYQWGLVFFRYEQEKEHFIIRAS from the coding sequence ATGTTATTTCAAATAAAATCATACTTTAAATTCCTTTGGAACTCTAAAAACGAACACGCAGTGCATTCGCCTTTTGTGTTTAACTTACTAACGAAATGTTTTTATGATAAGAAAGCAAAACCAGAATATGCCATTTTAAATACTTATCGAAAATCATTTTTACAAAATAAAAACACAATCGAAGTAACTGATTTTGGTGCAGGATCAAAAATCTTTGAAAATAATACGAGACAGATCTCTAAAATTGCAAAAACAGCTGGAATTTCACCTAAAAGGACTAAATTACTATTTCGAATTACAGCTTACTTTAAACCTAATTCTATTCTCGAAATCGGAACATCATTAGGATTAGCCACTTCTGCCCTAGCCTTAGGAAACCCAAAAGCTACAGTTACAACACTCGAAGGTTGCCCTGAAACGGCAAGACTAGCTCAATTACAATTACAAAAATTTAATTGTACTAATGTAGAATCGGTTGTTACAGAATTTGAAAGTTACTTTAGAAGTCTTCAATTGAAATTGAAAACTGAAACTAAAAACTATGACCTCATTTATTTTGATGGAAATCATTCTAAAAAAGCAACTTTAGATTATTTTGAGCTATTACTTCCCACAGTTTCTAATGATACCGTTTGGATTTTCGATGACATCCATTGGTCTCCAGAAATGGAAGAAGCCTGGGAAATAATAAAAAACCATCCCAAAGTAAAAGTTACCATCGATACATACCAATGGGGATTAGTCTTTTTTAGATACGAACAAGAAAAAGAACATTTTATAATTAGAGCTTCTTAA
- a CDS encoding DUF2795 domain-containing protein produces MYWTLELASYLSDAPWPANKDELIDYAIRAGAPLEVVENLQSIEDEGEIYESMEEIWPDYPTDEDYLWNEDEY; encoded by the coding sequence ATGTATTGGACATTAGAATTAGCATCATATTTAAGTGATGCGCCGTGGCCTGCTAACAAAGACGAACTTATAGACTACGCTATTAGAGCAGGAGCTCCATTAGAAGTAGTAGAAAACCTACAGTCAATTGAGGACGAAGGTGAGATATATGAATCAATGGAAGAAATATGGCCGGATTATCCAACAGACGAAGATTATCTTTGGAATGAGGATGAATATTAA
- a CDS encoding alpha/beta fold hydrolase, whose protein sequence is MEAIKIDTPLHYSIAVKEFISDTPNANCIIIASATGVKQNYYSNFAKFLSNNHYSVYTFDYGGIGQSKPTPLSKFSTTASNWAQNDFESVVQYVKNKNPKSKLFIITHSIGGQLIGLVPSNNLFDGVIMVASQSGSWIHWKGFDRIKMQLLWYLGIPIITNLFNYFPSKRVSGMEDLPKGMVLEWAKWCRNPNYQFDYIKDAHENYNRINCNIVSYSIENDFYAPVAAIDWIIAQFKNAKTTRIHLTAKEFSVKNIGHFGVFKTNFKETIWQLFLQDLKKFEIS, encoded by the coding sequence ATGGAAGCAATAAAAATCGATACACCATTACACTATTCAATAGCCGTAAAAGAGTTCATTTCAGATACTCCAAATGCAAATTGCATAATTATTGCCTCTGCCACAGGTGTTAAGCAAAATTACTATTCCAATTTTGCCAAGTTTCTTTCCAATAATCATTATTCTGTCTACACATTTGATTACGGTGGAATTGGCCAATCTAAACCCACACCACTTTCTAAATTTTCTACAACAGCTTCAAATTGGGCACAAAACGATTTTGAAAGTGTAGTTCAATACGTTAAAAACAAAAATCCAAAGAGCAAATTATTTATTATAACTCATAGTATTGGCGGTCAACTTATAGGTTTAGTCCCTTCTAATAATTTATTTGATGGTGTTATCATGGTAGCATCACAATCAGGAAGTTGGATACATTGGAAAGGTTTTGACAGAATTAAAATGCAACTTTTATGGTACTTAGGAATTCCTATTATAACTAATTTATTTAATTATTTTCCTTCCAAAAGAGTTAGTGGCATGGAAGATTTACCAAAAGGAATGGTTTTAGAATGGGCAAAATGGTGTAGGAACCCAAACTATCAATTTGACTATATTAAAGATGCTCATGAAAACTATAACAGAATAAATTGTAATATAGTATCATACAGTATTGAAAATGATTTTTATGCTCCAGTTGCTGCAATCGATTGGATCATCGCACAATTTAAAAATGCTAAAACAACAAGAATACATCTAACAGCAAAAGAATTCAGTGTCAAAAACATTGGTCATTTTGGTGTTTTTAAGACTAATTTTAAAGAGACCATCTGGCAACTTTTTTTACAAGATTTAAAAAAATTTGAAATCTCATGA
- a CDS encoding GNAT family N-acetyltransferase, producing the protein MSFEIQPYNDNFKEQLILVWENSVRATHDFLVPSDIDYYKKIVSSIDFNSFPVFCLTEADTVLGFIGIAENKIEMLFLAPEYIGKGLGKTLMNFAINELGVNKVDVNEQNHNAVNFYSKFGFLPYDRTDKDDEGKEYPILKMKLDIKK; encoded by the coding sequence ATGAGCTTTGAAATACAACCTTACAATGATAATTTTAAAGAACAGTTGATTCTTGTTTGGGAAAATTCTGTTCGTGCCACACATGATTTTCTTGTTCCATCTGACATTGATTATTATAAAAAAATCGTATCGTCTATCGATTTCAATTCTTTTCCCGTTTTTTGCCTGACAGAAGCTGATACGGTTCTTGGTTTTATTGGTATTGCAGAGAATAAAATAGAAATGTTATTCTTAGCTCCAGAGTATATAGGAAAAGGACTTGGCAAAACATTGATGAATTTTGCCATCAATGAACTTGGCGTTAACAAAGTTGATGTAAACGAACAAAATCATAATGCAGTTAATTTTTACTCCAAATTTGGTTTTCTACCATACGACAGAACCGATAAAGATGATGAAGGAAAAGAGTATCCTATTTTAAAAATGAAACTGGATATCAAGAAATAA
- a CDS encoding cob(I)yrinic acid a,c-diamide adenosyltransferase has product MKVYTKTGDKGTTALFGGTRVPKDHIRIDSYGTVDELNSHIGLIRDQEMNAHYKAILIEIQDRLFTVGAILATPVEKEVLKNGELRLKNLGIVATDIELLENEIDTMEEALPQMTHFVLPGGHQTVSYCHIARCVCRRAERLAVHLSHNEAVPEIAIQYLNRLSDYLFVLARKLSSDLKAEEVKWIPRK; this is encoded by the coding sequence ATGAAAGTATATACAAAAACTGGAGACAAAGGTACTACTGCTCTTTTTGGCGGTACCCGCGTTCCTAAAGACCATATCCGTATTGATAGTTACGGGACCGTTGATGAGCTAAACTCACACATAGGTCTTATACGAGATCAGGAAATGAATGCACATTATAAAGCTATTTTGATCGAAATTCAAGACCGATTATTTACCGTAGGAGCAATTCTAGCTACACCTGTAGAAAAAGAAGTCTTAAAAAACGGTGAATTACGCCTTAAAAATCTAGGTATTGTAGCAACTGACATCGAATTACTTGAAAATGAAATCGATACCATGGAAGAAGCACTTCCACAAATGACGCACTTTGTATTACCCGGAGGACATCAAACCGTGTCATATTGTCACATCGCGCGTTGCGTTTGTCGTCGTGCTGAGCGGCTGGCAGTCCATTTAAGTCATAATGAGGCTGTTCCAGAAATAGCTATTCAGTACTTAAACCGACTTTCTGACTACCTTTTTGTCTTGGCACGAAAGTTGTCTTCTGACTTAAAAGCGGAGGAAGTTAAATGGATTCCGAGAAAGTAA
- a CDS encoding RNA methyltransferase: MIDLDYLAFLENILTENRKNKFLKVLENRTKHFTIVVEDIFQMHNTSAVMRSCEVFGIQELNVIEQRYGKRIDKEIAMGAQKWVDINAFDNISNCVDTLKNKGYQIIATTPHENDCLLEDFDITKPSALFFGTERDGLSEEILQKADGFLKIPMVGFTESLNISVSAAIIIQNLTSRLRNTEIDWHLSDDEILEKRLAWAKSSIKDIKRIEARYFEENPK; encoded by the coding sequence TCGCTTTCCTTGAAAACATACTTACCGAAAACCGAAAGAACAAATTTTTAAAGGTTCTCGAAAACCGCACTAAACACTTTACTATTGTTGTCGAAGATATTTTCCAGATGCATAATACTAGTGCTGTTATGCGCAGTTGTGAAGTTTTTGGAATTCAGGAACTCAATGTTATAGAGCAACGTTATGGTAAAAGGATTGATAAAGAAATTGCTATGGGGGCTCAGAAATGGGTTGATATCAATGCATTTGATAACATTAGTAATTGTGTAGATACATTGAAGAATAAAGGATATCAAATTATTGCTACAACACCTCATGAGAATGACTGTTTGCTGGAGGATTTTGATATAACTAAGCCCAGTGCTTTATTTTTTGGTACCGAAAGAGATGGTTTATCAGAAGAGATTTTACAAAAGGCAGATGGATTTCTTAAAATTCCGATGGTAGGATTTACAGAAAGTTTGAATATCTCGGTTTCGGCTGCGATAATTATTCAGAATCTAACAAGCAGATTGCGAAATACAGAGATTGACTGGCATTTATCTGATGATGAAATTTTAGAAAAACGTTTGGCTTGGGCCAAAAGCTCAATTAAAGATATCAAACGAATTGAAGCTCGCTATTTTGAAGAGAATCCAAAATAA
- a CDS encoding ABC transporter ATP-binding protein, translating into MANPLIKITNIKRNFVLGNEIVYVLKGIDLEINKGEYVALMGPSGSGKSTLMNLLGCLDTPTSGTYILNGKDVSQMKDDELAEIRNKEIGFVFQTFNLLPRTTALDNVALPMIYAGYSKSERIVRATEVLKQVNLEDRMDHQPNQLSGGQRQRVAIARALVNKPSIILADEPTGNLDSKTSVEIMKLFGDIHANGNTVILVTHEEDIAAYAHRVIRLRDGLIESDTKTIK; encoded by the coding sequence ATGGCAAATCCATTAATTAAAATAACCAATATTAAACGAAATTTTGTACTTGGAAACGAAATTGTTTATGTCTTAAAAGGAATTGATTTAGAAATAAATAAAGGAGAATATGTTGCCTTAATGGGACCATCGGGTTCAGGGAAATCAACATTAATGAACTTATTAGGATGCTTAGACACTCCAACTTCTGGAACTTATATCTTAAACGGAAAAGATGTTAGCCAGATGAAAGATGATGAATTGGCAGAAATTAGAAATAAAGAAATTGGCTTTGTTTTCCAGACATTTAATCTTTTACCAAGGACTACTGCATTAGATAATGTAGCTCTACCAATGATTTATGCCGGATACTCTAAATCGGAACGAATTGTACGTGCTACCGAAGTATTAAAACAAGTAAATCTTGAAGACAGAATGGATCACCAACCTAATCAACTTTCAGGAGGACAACGCCAACGTGTCGCTATTGCAAGAGCATTAGTTAACAAACCATCGATTATACTCGCCGATGAACCAACTGGAAATTTAGATAGTAAAACCTCTGTAGAGATTATGAAACTATTTGGTGATATTCATGCCAACGGCAATACCGTGATTCTAGTAACACACGAAGAAGATATTGCCGCCTATGCACACCGCGTCATTCGTTTGCGTGATGGCCTTATCGAAAGCGATACAAAGACCATAAAATAG
- the secA gene encoding preprotein translocase subunit SecA, with protein sequence MSFINSIIKVFVGDKSQKDVKALQPYLNKIKTFETSLMALSHDELRARTAFFKQKIKDARAEKDAKIASLKAEVESIEDIDKREDIYEAIDTLEKEAYEISEKTLMEILPEAFSVVKETARRFKDNSQIEVTATAKDRELSATKTYITIDGEKSIWANKWNAAGKEITWDMVHYDVQLIGGMVLHEGKVAEMQTGEGKTLVATLPLYLNALTGNGVHLVTVNDYLAKRDSTWKAPLFEFHGLTVDCIDNHQPSSEGRKKAYDADITYGTNNEFGFDYLRDNMAHSPNDLVQRKHNYAIVDEVDSVLIDDARTPLIISGPVPQGDRHEFNELKPKIENLVSLQRQLANGFLAEAKKLIKEGNTKDGGFLLLRAYRSLPRNKALIKFLSEEGIKQLLQKTENQYMQDNNREMHKIDEALYFVIEEKNNQVELTDNGIKFLSGDTDADFFVLPDIGTEIAAIEKQKLDKDAEAEAKERLFQDFGIKSERIHTLTQLLKAYALFEKDVEYVIMDNKIMIVDEQTGRIMDGRRYSDGLHQAIEAKENVKIEAATQTFATVTLQNYFRMYSKLAGMTGTAVTEAGELWQIYKLDVVEIPTNRPMARIDKEDYIYKTTREKFNAVIEDVTELSSAGRPVLIGTTSVEISELLSRMLKMRGVAHNVLNAKMHKQEAQIVEEAGKPGVVTIATNMAGRGTDIKLSPEVKAAGGLAIIGTERHDSRRVDRQLRGRAGRQGDPGSSQFYVSLEDNLMRLFGSERVAKVMDRMGLQEGEVIQHSMMTKSIERAQKKVEENNFGVRKRLLEYDDVMNSQREVVYKRRRHALFGERLKLDIANMLYDTCELIVNQNKATNDFKNFEFELIRYFSITSPISEADFIKLPENEITGKLYKETLAYYTEKTERSAREAFPIIKGIYEEKNNQFERIVVPFTDGIKTLNVVTDLKKAYETEGAQLVADFEKNITLSIVDEAWKKHLRKMDELKQSVQLAVHEQKDPLLIYKLEAFNLFRSMLDNVNREVISFLFKGDLPAQNAPEIQEAREVRQKENYKLSKDEIENSEEINREAGETQQRQVTETITRDMPKINRNDNVTVQQVATGAIETMKFKKAESLLASGEWVIVK encoded by the coding sequence ATGAGTTTCATTAACAGTATTATTAAAGTCTTTGTAGGTGATAAATCACAAAAAGATGTCAAAGCTTTACAACCTTATTTAAACAAAATTAAAACTTTCGAAACTAGCTTAATGGCTTTGTCGCATGACGAACTTAGGGCTAGGACAGCATTTTTTAAACAAAAGATAAAGGACGCAAGAGCCGAAAAAGATGCGAAAATTGCTTCTCTTAAAGCAGAAGTAGAAAGCATTGAAGATATCGACAAAAGAGAAGACATTTACGAAGCTATAGATACTTTAGAAAAAGAAGCTTACGAAATTTCGGAAAAAACATTAATGGAAATTCTTCCAGAAGCATTTTCAGTAGTAAAAGAAACAGCTCGCCGTTTTAAAGATAACTCACAAATTGAAGTTACTGCTACAGCAAAAGACCGCGAACTTTCGGCTACAAAAACATATATTACAATAGATGGAGAAAAATCTATCTGGGCTAATAAATGGAATGCTGCTGGTAAAGAAATTACATGGGACATGGTTCACTACGATGTTCAGTTAATTGGTGGTATGGTATTACACGAAGGAAAAGTTGCAGAGATGCAAACTGGTGAGGGTAAAACCTTGGTAGCAACTTTACCTCTTTATCTAAATGCCTTAACAGGAAACGGTGTGCACTTAGTAACTGTGAATGATTACTTAGCAAAACGTGATAGCACATGGAAAGCACCTTTATTTGAATTTCATGGTTTAACTGTTGATTGTATTGATAATCACCAACCAAGTTCAGAAGGAAGAAAGAAAGCATATGATGCAGATATTACTTACGGAACAAATAACGAATTCGGATTTGACTACCTAAGAGATAATATGGCGCATTCGCCAAATGACTTGGTACAAAGAAAACACAATTATGCAATCGTCGATGAGGTCGATTCAGTATTAATTGATGATGCAAGAACACCACTTATCATTTCTGGTCCAGTTCCTCAAGGAGACCGTCATGAATTTAATGAATTGAAACCAAAAATTGAAAACTTAGTAAGTTTACAACGCCAATTGGCAAATGGTTTCTTAGCAGAAGCTAAAAAATTAATAAAAGAAGGAAACACTAAAGATGGTGGATTCTTATTATTAAGAGCTTACAGAAGTTTACCTAGAAACAAAGCTTTAATTAAATTTTTGAGTGAAGAAGGAATCAAACAATTACTTCAAAAAACCGAAAATCAATACATGCAAGACAACAATCGTGAGATGCATAAAATTGATGAGGCTTTATATTTTGTAATTGAAGAAAAAAATAATCAAGTAGAACTAACTGATAATGGAATCAAATTCCTTTCAGGAGATACAGATGCAGACTTTTTCGTATTACCAGACATCGGAACGGAAATTGCTGCTATCGAAAAACAAAAATTAGATAAAGATGCTGAAGCTGAAGCCAAAGAAAGATTATTTCAAGATTTTGGTATAAAAAGCGAACGTATTCATACTTTAACACAGCTGTTAAAAGCGTATGCTCTTTTTGAAAAAGATGTAGAATACGTTATCATGGACAACAAGATTATGATTGTTGATGAGCAAACAGGTCGTATCATGGATGGTCGTCGTTACTCAGACGGATTACACCAGGCGATTGAAGCTAAAGAAAATGTAAAAATTGAAGCTGCTACACAAACTTTTGCAACTGTTACATTACAAAACTATTTCAGAATGTACAGCAAATTAGCTGGTATGACAGGTACTGCAGTAACAGAAGCTGGTGAGTTATGGCAAATATATAAATTAGACGTAGTTGAGATTCCTACAAATCGCCCTATGGCTAGAATAGACAAGGAAGATTATATCTACAAAACTACACGTGAAAAATTCAATGCTGTAATCGAAGATGTAACTGAACTATCTAGCGCAGGAAGACCAGTATTAATTGGAACAACATCAGTAGAAATCTCTGAGTTATTAAGCCGTATGCTTAAAATGAGAGGTGTTGCACACAACGTATTGAATGCCAAAATGCACAAGCAAGAGGCACAAATTGTAGAAGAAGCAGGAAAACCAGGAGTAGTAACCATTGCAACCAATATGGCTGGTCGTGGTACCGATATTAAATTGTCTCCAGAAGTAAAAGCTGCAGGAGGTTTAGCAATTATTGGTACAGAGCGTCATGATTCGCGTCGTGTTGACAGACAGTTACGTGGTCGTGCTGGTCGTCAAGGTGACCCAGGAAGCTCTCAATTCTACGTTTCTCTAGAAGATAACTTAATGCGTTTATTTGGTTCTGAAAGAGTTGCCAAAGTAATGGATAGAATGGGGTTACAAGAAGGAGAAGTGATTCAACATTCTATGATGACAAAATCTATTGAGCGTGCTCAAAAGAAAGTAGAAGAAAATAACTTTGGAGTTCGTAAGCGTTTATTAGAATATGATGACGTTATGAATTCACAACGTGAAGTAGTTTACAAACGTCGTCGTCATGCCTTGTTTGGAGAGCGTTTAAAACTTGATATCGCAAACATGCTTTACGATACATGCGAACTTATCGTAAACCAAAACAAAGCAACAAATGATTTTAAAAATTTCGAGTTTGAATTAATTCGTTATTTCTCTATAACATCTCCAATATCTGAAGCTGATTTTATCAAATTACCAGAAAATGAGATTACAGGAAAATTATACAAAGAAACTTTAGCCTATTATACTGAAAAAACAGAACGTAGTGCAAGAGAAGCTTTCCCTATCATTAAAGGTATTTACGAAGAGAAAAACAATCAATTTGAGCGTATTGTAGTTCCGTTTACAGATGGTATCAAAACATTAAATGTTGTTACTGATCTTAAAAAAGCATACGAAACTGAAGGTGCACAATTAGTTGCTGATTTCGAAAAAAACATCACTCTATCTATTGTTGATGAAGCTTGGAAAAAACATTTACGTAAAATGGACGAATTGAAACAATCAGTTCAATTAGCCGTTCACGAACAAAAAGATCCATTACTTATTTATAAATTAGAAGCTTTTAACTTATTCCGTTCAATGTTGGATAACGTAAATAGAGAAGTAATTTCATTCTTATTCAAAGGTGATTTACCTGCTCAAAACGCTCCAGAAATTCAGGAAGCAAGAGAAGTCCGTCAGAAAGAAAATTATAAATTAAGTAAAGACGAAATCGAAAATAGCGAAGAGATCAACCGCGAAGCTGGAGAAACTCAGCAACGTCAAGTAACTGAAACTATTACTAGAGATATGCCTAAAATTAATCGTAATGATAATGTAACAGTACAACAAGTTGCTACTGGAGCAATCGAAACGATGAAATTTAAAAAAGCAGAAAGCTTATTAGCTTCTGGCGAATGGGTTATCGTTAAATAA
- a CDS encoding FKBP-type peptidyl-prolyl cis-trans isomerase translates to MKHFIPALLALTLFISCAKNKKAESTDAPVDNVAKNEQQIKDYVAKNKLDAHRTESGLYYVINEPGTGAQPTPTSNVTVAYKGSFIDGKVFDESSAGISFGLNQVIKGWTEGIPYFKTGGSGTLIVPAHLGYGDNDYSSIPGGSVLIFDIKLISIN, encoded by the coding sequence ATGAAACACTTTATACCTGCACTATTAGCCTTAACACTTTTTATTTCTTGTGCTAAAAACAAAAAAGCCGAAAGCACTGACGCTCCTGTTGACAATGTTGCTAAAAACGAACAGCAAATCAAAGATTATGTAGCCAAAAATAAATTGGATGCTCATAGAACTGAATCTGGTTTATATTATGTAATTAACGAACCTGGAACTGGAGCGCAACCAACACCAACATCTAATGTTACAGTAGCTTACAAAGGCTCATTTATCGATGGAAAAGTATTTGACGAAAGTAGTGCTGGAATTTCTTTTGGTTTAAACCAAGTTATAAAAGGATGGACAGAAGGTATTCCTTATTTTAAAACTGGAGGTAGCGGTACACTTATCGTTCCTGCTCATTTAGGATATGGAGACAATGATTATAGCTCTATTCCCGGAGGATCAGTGCTTATTTTTGACATTAAATTAATTTCTATAAACTAA